The Anolis sagrei isolate rAnoSag1 chromosome 6, rAnoSag1.mat, whole genome shotgun sequence genome includes the window TTAAGGAATTCCGCAAGTACGACCAGCTTTTCCCCCGCTTAGCCTATTCGATGTTGTCttctggagaaaagaaagaagtcgAAGGTCTCTGGAACTACTTCTGGAACATCCTCGCGGTGAAGAACGTCTACCAGAAAGACAACATCAGTGGATGGGTAAATgaccagcagcagcagcttgcTGAGTCTGGCATGCCCGAGCACATGCGGGATCGGTTTATGTTTTTGCTCCTTTGGGCAGCTCAAGGCAACACGGGCCCGGCATCCTTCTGGCTCCTCACTCACCTTCTAAAGAATCCCCAAGCCATGGAAGAGGTGAGGAAAGAAGTGGCCACAGTGCTGAAGGATTCTGGTCAGGAGCTGAAGTCGGGCAACGCTTTGCTTAATGTGACTCGGGAAATGCTAACCAAAACCCCAGTTTTGGACAGTGCCGTGAAAGAGGCCCTAAGGATGGGAGCGGCTCCGATGCTGATCCGGGCCGTGCTGGAAGACATGCAGCTCAAGATGCATGACGAGAGGGTGTACTCCTTGCGCAAAGGGGACAAGATCTCCATCTTCCCCTATTTGACCCACATGGACCCGGAAATCCATCCCGAGCCCCATCTTTACAAGTACGACCGCTTCCTCACCACGGATGGCAACAAAAAGGAATTCTATAAGAACGGGGAAAAGTTGAAATACGCCACCATGCCATGGGGCGCGGGGATCTCCATATGCCCGGGGCGCTTCTTTGCGGTCAATGAGATCAAGCTCTTTGCCTTCCTCATGGTGGCATGTTTCGAGATGGAGCTGGTGAACCCGGAAGACCACGTTCCTCCGATAGACAAAAGGCGGTACGGGTTTGGCGTCATGCAACCCACGCATGATATCCAGTTCAGGTATCGGATGCGCTATTGAGTGGCACGGAACACAAGCCAGGAGTCAGAGACATGTCTGTTTTTGGACCCAAACATCGGTGCAGGGACCTAACATTTAAACATCaactgtgtgtgtttttgtgggtAGAAGAAAGCACTTGTTTAGGATTGTTTCCTGGTACTGTAAgattgcaaagggatcttgtagcactttaGAGACAAACTAAGGCAACAGTGTTGACAACCTAAGCttgtagactaggcatgggcaaagttgggcttaagcggctgagggggaaaaggaaagggcctgaggctgttaggaatgctgggagttggagtccaaaacacctggagaacccaaCTTTGGCCATATCTGTGTAAACTAAGAAATCATCCATACTTTAGAAATATAGCTCTCTGAGATCACATTAACTTCCagtgactcaatgttatggaattgtgagagttataCTTTTTTGAGTTACCTTTCTATCAAAGCGACAGGGTGTCACAACAAACTACTCATCCCCAGAGTCCCAAACTACCTTCATTCAACATTGCAGATCCACCACCCATTTCACATATTCTCCTTGGTGTATTTCCCATTTGTCGGACAGGTTTTGTGCTTCCCGCATAGGGCAACATGAATGATTCATGTCAAACCAGAGTAACCCAAGGCCAATAGAGAAATTTCAGACTAGTATGTgacaaaatgtgaaaaatgttCCGTTCCTGGTTCGagttgttatttcctgtttaattgtgtagaacaaatagttgttctactccagaaacttcatttttgtggctgctattTTTAACCTTTCGTATGCCATTTTTAACTTTTTGTGCAGACCAAcaaaacaaagattttgcagtttaataaacttttccccatgtatcgtcgaaggcttccatggctggaatcactgggttgttgtaggtttttcgggctatatggccatgttctagaagcattttctcctgacctttcgcctgcatctatggcaagtatcctcagaggttgtgaggtatttcTAACCTTTCATATGACATTTTATCTTTTGTGCAGACCACCAAAATGAAGTTTGTGTAGTTTGATAAACTTTtccccatgtattgtcgaagacttccatggctggaatcactgggttgttataggtttttcaggctatatggccatgttctagaagcattttctcctgacctttcgcctgcatctatggcaagtatcctcagaggttgtgaggtatttcTAACCTTTCATATGACATTTTATCTTTTGTGCAGACCACCAAAATGAAGTTTGtgcagtttgataaacttttccccatgtattgtcgaaggctttcatggctggaatcactgggttgttgtaggtttttcgggctatatggtcatgttctagaagcattttctcctgacctttcgcctgcatctatggcaagcatcctcagaggttgtgaggtcagatctcacaacctctgaggatgcctgccatagatgcagatgaaacgtctggagataatgcttctagagcatggccatataacccgaaaaacctgcaaccgCCCAGTttttcccatgtgtttatgaCAGAATctattaggaaatggcatttataacccaagaacaagaatcatattacatagtgttattactTAGCAGggaggagccccggtggcacaacgggtccagtggttctcaaccttcctaatgccgcagccccttaatacagttcctcatgttgtggtgacccccaaccataaaattattttcattgctacttcataactgatatgaaggatgtattttcattcactggaccaaatttggcacaaatacctaatacacccaaatggggttgaggggggttgattttgtcatttgggagttgtagttgctgggatttatagttcacctacaatcaaagagcattctcaactccaccaatgatggaattgaaccaacttgaCACCCATGACTAACACTGGAAAgctttgtgggcattgaccttgagttttggagttgtagttcacttacatccagagagcactgtggactcaaacaatgatgaatatgGGCCAAACctggtacaaatactcaacatgcccaaatgcgaacactggtggagtttggggaaaatagaccttaacatttggaagttgtagttactgggatttatagttcacctacaatcaaaaagcaatctgaaccccaccaacgatggaattgggctatcatatcccctctcagccttctcttcttcaggctaaacatgcacagttcCTTAAGCTAGAGAAGATAATAGACTTACCCTGGGCAGTCCTGCATTTCTGCCACTTGctgaatgtagtttagggcagggttccgtcctgggcccagccctgttcaacatctttattaacgatttagatgaagggctagaaggcaggatcatcaagtttgcagacgacaccaaattgggagggatagccaatactccagaggacaggagcaggattcaaaacgatcttgacagattagagagatgattggccaaaactaacaaaatgaagttcaacagtgacaaatgcaagatactccactttggcaggaaaaacgaaatgcaaagatacagaatgggggacgttgATGCCTGgccgtgtgaaaaagatcttggagtacttGTGGACAgccagttaaacatgagccaacaatgtgatgtggcagcaaaaaaagccgttcagcagtggaactctctgctgtggtggaggctccttctttggaagcttttaaacagaggctggatggccatctgtcaggggtgcttgaatgcaatattcttgcttcttggcagaatggggttggactggatggcccatgaggtctcttccaactctttgattctatgattctaggaccaGTTGAACtctcagctacagaggtccttgccttctcaaagtacattttccagaattctgcaggtggcggAAATGCAAGGctgcctgctttaaagccctggtgtgataataacatggttaaagtgctatcaaaccaTTATAATTGTACAGTATGGATATGACTCTAAGTGCTGGgtggctttcatagaatcatagaatcatagaatcaaagtgttggaagagacctcatgtgccatccagtccaaccccctgccaagaagcaggaatatttcattcaaatcaaccctgacagatggccacccagcctctgtttaaaagcttccaccacactccagggcagagagttccactgctgaacagctctcacagtcaggaagttcttcctcgtgttcagatggaatctcctctcttgtcgtttgaagccattcttccattgcgtcctagtctccagggaagcagaaaccaagcttgctccctcctccctctcacatatttatacacggctatcatatctcctctcagccttctcttcttcatgctaaacatgctcagctccttaagccgctcctcatagggcttgttctccagacccttgaggagcggcttaaggagctgggcatgtttagctgggCATGTTTCCCGGTGGAAAACTCCACTTTCAGTATGCAGCAAGGGCACAGCAAACCTGCctgcttttcattttaattacaaTGATTGCATTGTATATGGAGATCTTGGAGCTCTGTAAACACACTGTATAAGTCCTAACCCAGGCAGTTATATTTGCGATTGTTTGGACTCCCAACGGAGGAGTACAAATATGTTGTCATTCCTGTATCAAAACTGGCTGAATTCCAATTGCTCAACTCATGGTTCCCTACATTTCAATCTGCGAAAACAACCACTTCATTTCTCTTGGCTTTGTCAAGGCACTCCAAGGGTTGTGTGCTTTCCTCCTTATCAGTCCTGAAGCTGATAACTCTGTCTGCACTTACTGGGGCTGAACCAGGGCCAGGGCTGTTTCAGGAAAGAATCTGGGGGGAATGGCATGACCTATAGATTATGAAAGGATAAACAGATTTCTACCAATTGCTTTCCCACtcataatgaggaggaggaggaggagggtgcctTGCTCCCAGCTGGGACTTTGTAGGGGTGGGACCAGTGTAGTTACATGCTCCCGCCCTGCTCTCCATTCCAGCTTCAACTTTGACCCACCCGCCCacctattttttaaattgtgtcagaagcaacttgagaaactgcaaaccctttaacccagtgtttctcaacctggggatcgggacccctgggggggtcgagagggggtgtcagagaggtcgccaaataccataagaaaacacagtattttctgatagtcatggggattccatgtttgaagtttgaaccaattctattattggtggagttcagaatgttctttgattgtaatgaactataaatcccagcaactacaactcccaaatgttgaggtctattttccccagactccaccactgttcacatttgggcatattgagtattcatgccaagtttggtccggatccaccattgcatgagtccacagtgctctctggatataggtgaactgcaactctcagactcaaggtcaatgcccctcaaacccttccagtgttttccattcgtcatgggagccaagtttggttcaaatccatcactggtggagatcagaattgTGAAGAAGACAGTtttaatgccaccaaatgtgaagatgtgagtggtaaaacacccactgccacctaatctgtgagggaagccgggcaatgatcaatatcagcctaggagctattttataaaggaactgttaatgacagaaggttttattcagtggatagcgtagcgtttactgtctctggctgacttcactattgcaggctgttcaacttaggagaaactgtatcaggcaaggcttgaggaaaacagtaacaagtttattttaacaggagtataacatgtttaactgtttcttctcaagaggcacaaatcttgatggttacattggaaaggtttcatgagtaatctcaggcacagacttcaaaacgtttcacagcaggcacagcaggcttaaacctagccaaaccttgattcttaattcagaatcaacaaccccctgtagctctctcactaccgggtccttctctgcaactacTTTGGTCACCAACtgattccctgaatccccaccctgagattcagtctttcctatagcacaccggctacagacacattccctgaatctccacccagagactcagtcctctcagtagctcaccagcgtactgactgactttttaaaacagctgcctcctgaagaggcagttggctccgcccctgttgctatggcaactcagctaacgccaagccaccgtctcccacaaaacataatctcccatacttaccatctcTAAACCActctccaaactacacataaccaaaggaataaaacttacacatcgtcacaagaatgttctttgattataagtgaactgtaaatcccagcaactacaactcccaaattacaaaataaatccccccacaaccccactagcattcacatttgggtgtattgggtatttgtgcccattttggtccagtgaatgaaaatgcatcctgcatatctgatatttacattatgatttataacagtagtaaaatgactgttatgaagtagcaacgaaaacaatattttgtttgggagtcaccacaacatgagggactgtatgaaggggtcacagcattaggaaggttgagaaccattgctttaacccTTTAAGAAACTGGTGACTTTAAGGGTCACCAGTGGGACCAAGTAAGAATTTCCCCccctttgttttggttttgccTAGCCTACACTGTTCAGTCTAAAGCcaattgggtgagtgggctttaaATAAGCTATCATGTGGGAAAAACATCCCAGTGTGTACCTAAGGCACAATGTTGTGGTGCAGGCCATGAAGAGGAACCCTCATCTGTGGTTAAAAGAACCGAGGTGAGGGTGAACAGTAATGGCCTTGAGTGGAGAGAGATTTGGTCTCAGTATCCCCTGGAATTATAATTCTCCATCCGTTTCCCTGAGCGGTCACTCTGACAACAACAGTTTGTTTTAGCTGGAGACACTGGTGTCTCGTCCTTGATAAATGAGGACTAACTCTTGGATGGCCACTGCCTCGGTTTATTTACACACCAAGTTCATGCCCTTAACATTGGTTGGCAGGTCACATACACCCAGATacttgacgttttaccatccttgtgggaggcttctctcatgtccccacatggggagctggagctgacagaaggagctcaacccactctccctggattaggactgctttttttggtcatgtcaggagcgacagaGTTGCAAAAGGTCAAAATGCTGGAGGCTCTGGAATGGAACTAGCAGCAGCTCTACCCTACAACTACAAAATCTAAACTTTCTGTAAATTGATAAACTGGAGATTTTATGAGTAACTTGTATTTTTTATGTACTGTGTCAATTCCTAAAAGAATAAACTGCATCAAATGAAATATATCAACATGTATCTAGGAGGCAGCTACCTTTCTATGCCCTATGTTTTACATAATCTCTTGGAAAAGAAAATTTCAGCCAGGGttcctccagctatttcccaggCCAAATAAAAATCGAAAcctttatgtatgtatgcagacAGATGATCCTCTTTGTTACCAGAATAAGCTCGGGATGTTTGCTCATTCAAATTGAGACTGAGAGTCTGCTGCTCCCATGGAAGAGGGGGCTCAGCAAAGATGAATACATTACCTCTCTATAGGGGCAGCCAAGCTTTTGATTGCTTGGAATTACCACCTTTGGCTTTTGGGTCTTGCACCTTTGTTTCACACtgaactggacacttgagttaatCAGGGACCCATCAGCATATCCACACCACCATTTCCTCCTGGATTGTGCCCTCCCAAGACGTATCTCTACAACGGATTGGCCCTTTAAACCATGCAACAGCCAGCTGTCTTCCTTCCTGCTACAGGAATCTCCTCTGCAGGCTGTGATGTCAGGGGAACCCCAGGCCAAACCAGGTGCGGATCTCAGCCTGCTTCTTTTTCAACCCATCGGGGAGGGagtgggaagtctgaatagctgtcagaactgtataataTGTTATGTATTATTCTGTGAGTTTATGGTTGTACCTTTTGAAGTgtattgcttgtacttgcatcctttttggccaaattgtaataaacctctgtggcttacCTTCAACCCAGAGAGCatgttctctgtcctggctgatctggttt containing:
- the CYP8B1 gene encoding 7-alpha-hydroxycholest-4-en-3-one 12-alpha-hydroxylase, with amino-acid sequence MDFWLTVLCALLAAILGGLYLAGAFRKRRANEPPLDKGLIPWLGHGLNFRNDGLSFLQQMHKKHGDIFTVLIAGHYFTFLIDPLSFGAVVKEGRAKLDFITYAAELVRNVFAFRPSEKTHKVIETASVKHLKGDGLEVMTQAMMDSLQKVMLRDLGSGESPKPWKEDGLFHFCYNTVFKAGYFALYGNKTGKGEKEKENALKQDLKESEDIFKEFRKYDQLFPRLAYSMLSSGEKKEVEGLWNYFWNILAVKNVYQKDNISGWVNDQQQQLAESGMPEHMRDRFMFLLLWAAQGNTGPASFWLLTHLLKNPQAMEEVRKEVATVLKDSGQELKSGNALLNVTREMLTKTPVLDSAVKEALRMGAAPMLIRAVLEDMQLKMHDERVYSLRKGDKISIFPYLTHMDPEIHPEPHLYKYDRFLTTDGNKKEFYKNGEKLKYATMPWGAGISICPGRFFAVNEIKLFAFLMVACFEMELVNPEDHVPPIDKRRYGFGVMQPTHDIQFRYRMRY